The Solanum pennellii chromosome 4, SPENNV200 genomic interval TTGGTATACCCTCTGTATACAACTGTTTTGGCCATGTTCTGTGCATGCATTGTCCTTGCATAGTAATACTTATCCTTAACTTTTTGGTATACCCTTTGTATACAACTGTTTTGGCcatgtttatgaatgaaaatattttactttatcagaaaaaattaatacttatCCTACGAATGTTTCACGAAAGATGATTGAATCCTCTTGATGCTGCATGGCAAGGATGATAAATATAGAGTGAATTTTTCAAGCATTGGCTTATGTTAGCTTGTTAGTATATCCTGTATAAGCTCTTAGAGGTTGcgtgtcttcttttttttttttaaggttaAGGAGCTTAGGGCTTCCCTGGGGCAACTCTCAGGGCGCAGTGCACAGTTCTGCACTGATGCATGTTTAAAAAGGTTTTTGGAGGCACGGAATTGGAATGTAGATAAAGCAAAGAAGATGTTGGAGGAGACGCTTAAATGGAGATTATCGTTTAAACCTGAAGAAATTCGCTGGGTAAGGGAACAATAGATTTGCACTAATGTGGTTATCTCTTGTGCTTTGCACTAATGTGGTTATCTTTTGTTGATAACTTGTTTGTTTATCAGCTACATATCGAACAAAAAAAAGCTTGTTAGTAGAGCTAGAATGAAAAATCTAGTtggaaaattattatattttatattagtggTGTCCGAACCAGCTTGCTCGCACCTCAACTAGTCTAGGGGGTGAACTATCCAGTCCATGAGCATAGTAAGAAGGTCCTGCCATCAAGGTTACAGCTGGTGGGCGCGCACCTACTGTTGTAACTGGGATTCAAACATGGGATCTCCATGCTTTGACTTCCATGCCTCTTCACTGGGCCACTTCCTTGAGGACATAAGAGGTCACACTAATAACCACAGATCACACTAATAACCATGACCAGttataatattgaaatataaGCAGTATGAGTCTTTTGCAATGTTGTGTGGATATTCTAACGGAGATACTGGAACTGTACTGACCACTCTACAATCAATTTGTCTTACCATTCTATGCTCTGCCAATTTCATATTTAGGCCTCTGCAGATACAATTTTCTGTAAAATTTATATTAGGTTACAATTGCTTCTGCTGACCATGAAATGGTGTTGCATTGTTAGAATGATGTAGCGAAAGAAGGTGAGACTGGGAAGGTGTTTAAAGCAAATTTTCATGACCGCCATGGAAGGACAGTCCTAATATTACGGCCAGGAATGCAGGTAATGTACAAGCAAGTTGATATCTTCAAGaacttttcttttgatatttcCAATTCCTATTCCATTTTGTGAAATTCTTAAAATTGTTGCTCATATTTGCAGAACACGGCAGCACTAGACAACCAGATGAAGCATTTGGTGTATCTAATCGAGAATGCCATTTTTAATCTACCAGAAGGTCAAGAACAGATGGCCTGGTTAATTGACTTCACTGGATGGTCTATAACCAATAATGTTCCTGTAAAATCTGCTCGCGAGACCATCAATATTTTGCAAAACCACTACCCTGAGAGACTCGCTGCAGCACTTCTGTACAATCCACCGCGACTTTTTGAAACATTTTGGAGGGTTTGTTTTTCAtcctctttgtttttcttacCTCCTCCCTGCTAGTTGAACAAACCTAGCCTGTAGTGTTGTAGTTGAGTAAAACAAAACGCGTACTTCCTTTCATAAGTAGATGTGACTTCCTAATGCATCGGCAAAACTTCCTCTCTAAGAGTGGAGCTGTTAATTTTGGAAGCTTTGAGTGGGGTGGGGGGGGTGGGGGGGGATCAGGCATTCAAATTTTCTACCATTGCCATGTCCCCCAAATTTCTTACTGAActtattatctatttattttttatattgttcaATCATTAGCCATCCCCTTAATGttatctttttttacttttccaGATTGTCAAATACTTTATGGATCCCAAAACATTTCAAAAGGTCAAGTTTGTGTATCCAAAGAATAAGGATAGCGCGGAACTGATGAAGTCATACTTCGACGTGGACAATCTTCCTACTGAGTTTGGAGGAACAGCTACACTGAAATATGATCACGAGGAGTTTTCAAGGCAAATGGCTCAAGATGATGTGAAGGCCGCCAAGTTTTGGGGTTCGGACAAACATCCCCCTGGTCCTGGTGGTAATGGTGGTTGTTACTCTGCAGTAGAAGTTGCTCCAGAACCTTAGTCACTTACTCTATAAGCCACTGCCTGAGCTTGAATGATTGCAACACTGACAAAGCTCAGTCTCTTATATGCCTAACtaagttcaaataaataatgaggaaTGTAAGATCATGTTCACAGACATTAGCTTATTTCAGATGAACTTTAATTGTAGGTTGTACTTTGATTTATGCAGAAATCAAAAAGCACTAAATATTTAAGCCTCAACAGGTCTctttatttcaaaaagtttgTTAGATGTATGCAGATTTTACTCTTGACGCTTCGTGTGTTAGATTTCTCTTGATAAAATCTTGGCCCTCCATTAATTGAAGTTGTGTCTTCATCTATAGTTGGGCAGACATTTCCAATACACTTCAACATCGACTATTTACACAATTTATTATATTGCACACCCCATATATATGAGTCACAGGAACAAGTTGTACTGATTAAATGAACACACCATATATTATCATTGCTTAAAAGGCACAAATACCAGGCTATATAAGGTtctcataagaaaataaatatttacacatTAAATAACAATCTCAACATGATATAATATTACCTAAAAACATGTCCATACAGCTTTAGCAACTCACCACAAAAAATGCAGCAAACAGATTacacatgaaaaagaaaatggttAGAAACGTCGAAAATGTCtcaaaattacaatatattcttaaaaacaGTATCTCTCTATTGTTAGCCTTTATATGTATGCTATGTAATTACATAAGGCGCCTTCTTAAGTTTCGTGTAGTACGGACTAATAAACCAACTCCTACTCCAACTCCTACACAAATGCCAAGGCCAATCCCAACACCAACTCGAACCCCAGCATTGAACCAGGACATTTCTCCGTCTTCACCATCCATAAGTTCTGTTCTTCCCCAGTACATGTTGTAGTCTTCTTCGCTTTCTGGTTTGTAGTTTCTGTTGTATTCTGTTACCTGtgaaacacaaaatgaacttcAGAATCTGTGCAGTTTCCATCGTGTAATTACGCATCTGAGAAGCTGTGGGATTCATCTAATTAATTGCACCTGTTGAACTTACTTTGTGgttcaaaataaacaagtacTAAAGAATTACTAAAACCAACCACTGCcatgataatatttttcaatcGAAACGACACAGAAAACTTAACAACCAGAAACTGTAGATGAAATGCAACTAATTTTTGTCAACTTCAAAATTAAAGCAGCACATAGGCATTACTTACACATGAGctgaaaatttcaaactttggATTTACTTCCAAGAAAGGTCAACTTGAGTTTGGAACAATGTAGACGTACATGTTATGGATTCGATATCCCAAAAGAAACAAATGTCATTAAGGTTGCCATATGGAGTGCAAAAAAATGTAAGAACAAAACAGGATGGCACTATTCAATCACACAACATCAGAGCAAGGAGCCAAGTGTTATCATCAGAAGCAGAATTCATATATCATAGCATTTCTAAAGTTAATCATGAAAGATGGATGGCACGTGACGAATTCCCACTATATTATCTAGACAAGAATATTCATACAGGGGATGATAGATGGACGGCCTTAGATTTTTGCAGCTGACACTTCAATATTGTCCAACTGAAAGACAATCGGGAGGAAGCTTTCCCAAAAGAGCTACAAATGCTAGGCAGCAACGCAAAATTAACAAAAGATAGGCTACGATGGAAGTAAAAGATCCAGACAGGTGATAACAACTAGTAGAGGATATGTTTTAGACTCGTTAGAgaacttttaatattattatcattaatattataaatcaatatatattgtaCATATTtctcacttttatttatttaatatgatgatgatatgaaatgAGCTCAAATGAAAGattgaggattcatatagctgaCGTCGACTTATTTGGGACTGAATTgtagttattattgttgtattcCATCTGACATTTTGCTTCAAGATAAATATGCATTCAGACCACCTTCAGAAAATCCATCTAATTTATGGAGATTATAACGGAAGAGTCTCTAATTAGCTCAAAGAAGACATCAGAATGGTCAAGTACTCTCAATGAGCTGAAATGGAATGAAAATGAGAAAAGATGGCAGCCCATCTAGTTGCCATCCTGATGATAACCTCCCATGCACGCCAATTTCTAGAAGGATAGGGACAATTTTGTTTTATCAGTAAAGAAAAACTAGAAGGATAGGGACAAtgcaataatataattaaacagTTAGTTAAAAGTATGAGCTGCCCATACCCTCTGACATGTTTAAGATAAGATTCTATTTCCAGTGTCAGGTGGTTCTCCTTAAAGATGCGAACTTTTTGTAGCTCGcgacaaaattaaataaacatgtTTCATGGCATGAAACATTATGAAGCTAGATGCAATGGTAGAGTAAACCGTGACGAGTTGTCAGGGTCATGCTTTTACTGACCCCATTCTGTCAATGGAATACCATTAATGTAGTTATCTTTGGTTAGAACACATATATATTGAAGGTGCCTGTccaatcaataataaaaattctgaGGAAAGAGCTGTGTATAGGATATCATGCATTACTTCTTGATAGATCACCAACAAGGAAAAGAGACGTAAACATTTTGGGGCTTAAAcgtataaaaaaatttaaatacaattcGACAAGTGAAATTGTATATAGTGTAGCACAGTTATCATTTGAAAAAGAAGAATTGTAGAAATGTTCAAGTCACTTTAGCTGATCGTTCGTGCAGCCCTAACCTAAGTTGTTCGGAATCTCCAAAAATGTTGCCGCCCTTgtcagatcctccaaaaatacactacttttgaaGGGACACGCACCTAgtgatatttttgaagagttcgaGCAACATAGGCCCTAAACATTTGGAAACTTTCAAAGACGACATGTGCCCCAGTCTATTTAAAAGTCTCTTTTCACACTGTTCAACTTTTTCAGCTTGTTTCCACCACTAAAATAAGCTCAAATTCAGTTTGAA includes:
- the LOC107017772 gene encoding phosphatidylinositol transfer protein 3; translated protein: MFRRKNHSNTEQGGEDQQHKVKELRASLGQLSGRSAQFCTDACLKRFLEARNWNVDKAKKMLEETLKWRLSFKPEEIRWNDVAKEGETGKVFKANFHDRHGRTVLILRPGMQNTAALDNQMKHLVYLIENAIFNLPEGQEQMAWLIDFTGWSITNNVPVKSARETINILQNHYPERLAAALLYNPPRLFETFWRIVKYFMDPKTFQKVKFVYPKNKDSAELMKSYFDVDNLPTEFGGTATLKYDHEEFSRQMAQDDVKAAKFWGSDKHPPGPGGNGGCYSAVEVAPEP